One Acidobacteriaceae bacterium genomic region harbors:
- a CDS encoding efflux RND transporter permease subunit, whose translation MASANQDQVSAAETSGSTFWLVRWHRTIFFVALALTTAGIYGFFKTPIAVFPETNFPRVVIGVDNGVMPVEQMQVTITKPIEDAVNSVPGLQTVRSTTSRGSAEVSLFFDWSSDMYQTLQLVNAAISRVQQSLPATAKITTNRLTFATFPILGYSLTSDTLSQTQLWELATYTLQPPLNRVSGVSTVTIQGGKVPEFHVVPNMAKLQAAGVTILDLANAIGTANIIDSPGLYEENHQLVLALVGAQAHDIDDLKHLTVKSTNTGAPVRVSDVADVIQAPVPAYTFVSANGKPAVLLNITRQPSSNTVAVADGVAAEVTQLRTKLPAGTKLEPYYDQSQLVRESIKSVRDAILIGLLLACVILYLFLRDWRSSLIAGLVIPVTVAVTVLALWLMGQSFNLMTLGGLAAAIGLVIDDAIVVVENIALHRESGEGRVEAVRKALREISRPLIGSTITPVVVFLPLIVVTGVTGSFFRALAVTMTVSLLTSLLLAVTWTPGLALSLLRVKASTPEQHAHPAGSPHIAEKDEHAHGRVLGRVMQWHHSALDWSLSRPIWLGALCLLLLVGTFFAYKGLGTDLLPEMDEGGFILDYVMPAGSSLASTGAVLDHVEAILHNTPEVESTSRRTGLQMGLAAVTETNTGDITVKLKQHRSRGIDEIMADVRKQVKQSEPQLDIELTQILQDNINDLSNAPEPIQIKLFTPDAALLNEIAPRVADEIKKVNGVVDVENGIDNTVSGPATNFEVDSQLAARMGFTPQEVAEDATAILDGVEVSTPVISNGRPYGVRVRLGDETRQSLETMRDTVFNSSSGHTASLGSMATITQLPPQNEIRRENLQRVAVVTGNLEGTDLGTAVKKVQQRVQAMHLPANVRVEYGGTYQEQQKSFGELARVLLMALVLVFGVLLTEFRNFAAPTAILTSSVLSIAGVVGALLVTGITFNVASFMGLIMVIGIVAKNGILLLDADERYRAEGMNAREAMVMAAQRRLRPILMTALAAVSGMLPLALALGAGSQMLQPLAIAVIGGLAISMLLSLVVTPVVYFLLTRHHTPEFATLPEPEHTVSL comes from the coding sequence ATGGCCTCCGCTAACCAGGATCAGGTGAGCGCTGCGGAGACATCCGGCAGCACATTCTGGCTTGTACGTTGGCACCGCACGATCTTCTTTGTTGCGCTCGCCCTTACGACTGCCGGAATCTATGGGTTTTTCAAAACGCCCATCGCCGTATTTCCGGAAACCAACTTCCCCCGAGTCGTGATCGGCGTCGACAACGGTGTCATGCCCGTCGAGCAAATGCAGGTCACCATCACTAAGCCGATTGAAGACGCGGTCAACAGCGTGCCCGGTCTCCAAACAGTCCGCTCCACAACCAGTCGAGGATCGGCGGAAGTCAGCCTCTTCTTCGACTGGTCTTCCGACATGTATCAGACCCTGCAGCTTGTAAACGCAGCTATCAGCCGCGTACAGCAATCGCTGCCAGCAACAGCCAAGATCACAACCAACCGGCTCACATTCGCAACCTTTCCGATCCTCGGCTACAGCCTCACCTCGGACACGCTCTCGCAAACTCAGCTCTGGGAGTTGGCAACCTACACGCTGCAGCCTCCGCTAAACCGCGTGAGCGGCGTGAGCACCGTCACCATACAAGGCGGCAAAGTTCCAGAGTTCCACGTCGTTCCCAACATGGCGAAGTTGCAGGCCGCCGGCGTCACAATCCTCGACCTAGCGAACGCCATCGGCACAGCCAACATCATCGATTCGCCTGGCCTGTATGAGGAGAATCACCAGCTCGTACTCGCGCTCGTCGGCGCTCAGGCCCATGACATCGATGACCTGAAACATCTCACCGTCAAGAGCACCAACACAGGAGCGCCCGTCCGCGTCAGTGACGTTGCCGACGTGATTCAAGCTCCCGTTCCGGCTTACACCTTCGTGTCGGCGAACGGCAAGCCGGCCGTTCTCCTTAACATCACACGTCAGCCATCGAGCAATACCGTTGCAGTTGCGGACGGCGTCGCGGCTGAAGTTACACAGCTTCGCACGAAGCTTCCGGCGGGCACCAAACTTGAGCCCTACTACGATCAATCGCAACTTGTACGCGAGAGCATCAAAAGCGTCCGCGACGCAATCCTGATCGGTCTGCTCCTCGCCTGCGTCATCCTCTATCTATTTCTGCGAGACTGGCGATCCTCTCTGATTGCAGGCCTCGTGATCCCGGTCACCGTAGCCGTAACAGTGTTGGCGCTTTGGCTCATGGGTCAAAGTTTCAACTTGATGACCCTGGGCGGCCTGGCTGCCGCTATCGGGCTCGTAATCGACGACGCCATCGTCGTCGTCGAAAACATCGCGCTCCACAGAGAAAGCGGTGAAGGGCGCGTCGAAGCTGTACGAAAGGCACTCCGCGAAATCTCCCGCCCTCTCATCGGGTCCACGATCACGCCCGTCGTCGTTTTCCTTCCGCTGATTGTTGTAACAGGCGTGACCGGCAGCTTCTTTCGAGCGCTCGCTGTCACGATGACCGTCTCTCTGCTCACCTCTCTTCTCTTGGCGGTCACATGGACACCGGGCCTTGCGCTCTCTCTCCTGCGAGTCAAGGCATCCACACCAGAGCAGCATGCACATCCCGCCGGCAGCCCGCACATCGCCGAAAAGGACGAACACGCACATGGCCGTGTCCTCGGCCGCGTCATGCAGTGGCATCACAGCGCACTCGATTGGTCGCTAAGCCGTCCCATCTGGCTTGGAGCTCTCTGTCTGCTGCTGCTCGTTGGCACATTCTTCGCCTATAAAGGGCTCGGCACTGATCTTCTGCCGGAAATGGATGAGGGAGGATTCATCCTCGATTATGTAATGCCTGCTGGCAGCTCTCTCGCCTCAACCGGCGCAGTGCTTGACCACGTTGAAGCCATTCTTCACAACACACCCGAGGTAGAAAGCACCAGCCGCAGGACAGGACTGCAGATGGGACTTGCAGCCGTCACTGAAACCAACACGGGCGACATCACCGTCAAGCTGAAGCAACACCGCAGCCGCGGAATCGATGAAATCATGGCCGACGTCCGCAAGCAGGTCAAGCAGTCCGAACCGCAATTGGACATCGAGCTCACACAGATATTGCAGGACAACATCAACGATCTCTCCAACGCACCCGAGCCGATTCAAATCAAGCTGTTCACGCCTGACGCCGCGCTGCTCAATGAAATCGCTCCTCGTGTCGCGGATGAAATCAAGAAAGTAAACGGGGTCGTCGATGTTGAGAACGGAATCGACAACACCGTCAGCGGACCCGCCACAAACTTCGAAGTCGACTCACAACTCGCCGCAAGAATGGGATTCACGCCGCAGGAAGTCGCTGAAGATGCGACGGCAATTCTCGACGGCGTGGAAGTCTCCACCCCCGTCATCAGCAATGGCAGACCATATGGAGTTCGCGTCCGCCTGGGAGATGAAACGCGTCAGTCGCTCGAGACCATGCGCGACACCGTCTTCAATTCAAGCTCCGGACACACCGCTTCGCTCGGCTCCATGGCGACGATCACCCAGCTTCCGCCACAAAATGAAATCCGTCGCGAAAATCTGCAGAGAGTGGCCGTCGTCACCGGCAACCTGGAAGGAACTGATCTGGGAACCGCCGTGAAGAAGGTTCAGCAGCGCGTTCAGGCAATGCACCTGCCCGCCAACGTGCGCGTCGAGTACGGCGGAACATACCAGGAGCAGCAAAAGTCGTTCGGAGAACTCGCGCGCGTCCTCTTGATGGCGCTCGTGCTGGTGTTCGGCGTTCTCCTGACAGAATTCCGCAACTTCGCTGCGCCAACCGCGATCCTCACATCATCAGTCTTATCCATCGCCGGTGTAGTCGGCGCTCTTCTCGTCACCGGAATCACCTTCAACGTAGCCAGCTTCATGGGCTTGATTATGGTCATCGGCATCGTTGCGAAGAATGGAATCCTTCTTCTTGATGCCGATGAGCGCTATCGCGCCGAAGGCATGAACGCCCGCGAAGCAATGGTGATGGCAGCGCAGCGACGTCTGCGTCCAATCCTGATGACCGCTTTAGCAGCCGTCTCAGGCATGCTGCCGCTCGCACTCGCATTGGGCGCGGGCTCACAGATGTTGCAGCCGCTGGCGATCGCGGTCATCGGCGGACTCGCGATTTCAATGTTGCTCAGCCTTGTGGTGACGCCTGTTGTTTACTTCCTGCTGACCAGGCATCACACTCCGGAGTTTGCAACGCTGCCGGAGCCGGAGCATACGGTTTCTCTGTAA
- a CDS encoding efflux RND transporter periplasmic adaptor subunit, translating to MPRRNCNSIRWRVAAITLAVLPGILAGCKKATTADEDSDEAVAVQAEHPSVGPISEQITADAILAPLAQAAIAPRISAPIRAEYVQRGAHVKKGQLVVSLEDRDLQGSALDSKGAVTSAQAAYTTATRATIPEEVQKAQLDVDQAKANLEVATRTADERRKLLQQGAIAGRDVDTAIAAQVQAQATYDSAVKHLQSVQGTTRKTDEEASRGQLTSAQGRLINAEAQVDYANLRSPINGVVTDRPLFPGETAAAGTPVITIMDTSSLVAKLHIAQASAQKLKLGGSAQVYVPGIDDPQSGTVSLISPALDPGSTTVEVWLKLPNPDGRYKVGTPVHAVLQGITIPNAVQLPASSILPSDDGGTNVLVVGSDQTAKKRSVKIGLRTPDKVQILDGVSPADLVITEGGYGLDEGSKVKIGGDKDDDKGSASDDKGAKD from the coding sequence ATGCCACGGAGAAATTGCAACTCGATTCGATGGAGAGTCGCCGCTATCACCTTGGCGGTACTGCCCGGAATCCTCGCGGGCTGCAAGAAAGCGACAACTGCGGACGAAGATTCTGACGAAGCCGTTGCCGTTCAGGCGGAGCACCCATCCGTTGGACCAATATCGGAGCAGATCACGGCAGACGCAATCCTCGCTCCTCTCGCCCAGGCCGCCATTGCACCACGGATCAGCGCTCCAATCCGAGCTGAATATGTACAACGCGGCGCGCACGTAAAAAAAGGACAACTTGTCGTTTCGCTTGAAGACCGCGATCTGCAAGGTAGTGCTCTTGATTCGAAGGGCGCAGTGACCTCAGCGCAGGCGGCCTACACCACTGCCACGCGAGCCACAATTCCTGAAGAAGTTCAGAAAGCTCAGTTGGACGTTGATCAGGCGAAGGCGAATCTCGAGGTTGCGACTCGAACGGCAGACGAGCGCAGGAAATTGTTGCAGCAAGGCGCGATAGCAGGACGAGATGTGGACACCGCGATCGCCGCGCAGGTGCAGGCCCAAGCCACATACGACTCTGCAGTGAAGCATCTGCAGAGCGTGCAGGGCACGACCCGCAAAACAGATGAAGAAGCGTCGAGAGGTCAGCTCACTTCCGCTCAAGGTCGATTGATCAACGCCGAAGCCCAGGTTGACTATGCCAATCTGCGCAGCCCGATCAACGGAGTCGTCACGGATCGTCCGCTCTTTCCTGGTGAAACAGCGGCCGCCGGAACGCCGGTAATCACAATCATGGACACCAGCTCCCTCGTCGCCAAGCTTCACATTGCGCAGGCGTCGGCTCAGAAGTTGAAGCTGGGCGGCTCAGCTCAGGTGTACGTCCCCGGCATCGACGACCCGCAGTCCGGTACTGTCTCCCTGATCAGCCCGGCACTCGATCCTGGCTCGACCACTGTCGAAGTCTGGTTGAAACTCCCGAATCCGGACGGACGATACAAAGTCGGCACACCGGTCCACGCCGTCCTGCAAGGGATAACGATACCGAACGCCGTCCAGTTGCCGGCATCCTCGATTCTTCCCTCCGATGATGGAGGAACGAATGTACTCGTCGTAGGCTCGGACCAGACAGCAAAGAAACGCTCCGTCAAGATTGGGCTGCGTACGCCCGACAAAGTCCAGATTCTTGACGGAGTCTCGCCCGCTGATCTCGTAATCACAGAAGGTGGCTACGGCTTGGACGAGGGATCCAAGGTGAAAATCGGCGGAGACAAGGACGACGATAAGGGTTCCGCTTCAGATGACAAGGGAGCGAAGGACTGA
- a CDS encoding TolC family protein — translation MRPLCRICFCALFCGSIGLISAQVTPSKPDAPITLDEAIRRAEANEPTFAAAAAEGRATALERKDARAALLPSATYHNQYLFTQSNGSQAVTTQGGLNESLPVFIANNAVHEYYSQGIATETIGLAQIGAVKLADANAARAEAELEVARRGLVQTVVGLYYTSGAANQKVIIAQAALDEANSFLDITTKRENAREAAHADVIKARLSAEQRERELDDAKLAAAKARLELGVLLFPDPSTPYSLEPTATPAMLPDRPTIDAAAKANNPEIRSAMAGLQVSEAQTLTARAGLLPDLTLNYTYGIDAPQFAKRGPDGARNLGYSAGATVDIPVWDWLTTERKVKEARLRSEAAKATLTNAQRKLVADLAEFYDEAEVARRQLASLDISVADARESLRLTNLRYVNGEGTVLDVVDAQNTLISAENAQADGLVRYETALAQLETLTGRL, via the coding sequence ATGCGACCTCTTTGCCGCATCTGCTTCTGTGCGCTATTTTGCGGAAGCATTGGCCTCATCTCCGCACAAGTAACGCCGAGCAAGCCGGACGCTCCCATCACTTTGGACGAAGCGATCCGCAGGGCCGAAGCGAACGAGCCGACATTCGCGGCCGCAGCCGCAGAAGGGCGCGCAACCGCGCTGGAGCGGAAAGATGCTCGAGCAGCTCTCCTGCCATCCGCCACGTACCACAATCAATATCTCTTCACTCAGTCGAACGGCTCGCAGGCTGTGACAACGCAGGGCGGCCTGAATGAATCACTACCCGTCTTCATCGCCAACAATGCAGTCCATGAGTACTACAGTCAGGGCATAGCGACGGAGACGATCGGCCTCGCGCAGATCGGAGCCGTAAAGTTGGCCGACGCAAATGCCGCGCGAGCCGAAGCCGAGCTCGAGGTCGCCCGCCGCGGACTCGTGCAAACTGTAGTCGGTCTTTACTACACTAGCGGGGCGGCCAATCAGAAGGTCATCATTGCGCAAGCCGCGCTCGACGAAGCCAACAGTTTTCTCGACATCACGACAAAGCGTGAGAACGCACGTGAAGCGGCGCACGCTGACGTGATAAAAGCCCGGCTCAGCGCCGAACAGCGCGAACGAGAGCTCGATGATGCGAAACTTGCGGCAGCGAAAGCTCGACTGGAGTTAGGCGTTCTTCTGTTTCCTGATCCGTCGACACCCTATTCACTCGAACCGACCGCCACGCCGGCCATGCTTCCGGATCGTCCCACCATTGACGCTGCAGCCAAGGCAAATAATCCAGAGATACGAAGCGCCATGGCTGGGCTGCAGGTGAGCGAGGCCCAGACACTTACCGCGCGAGCCGGGCTTCTGCCGGATCTAACGCTGAACTATACGTACGGTATTGACGCTCCACAATTTGCGAAGCGCGGACCCGACGGAGCTCGCAACCTTGGCTATTCGGCCGGCGCTACGGTCGATATTCCGGTGTGGGATTGGCTCACAACAGAACGCAAGGTCAAGGAAGCCAGGCTGAGATCCGAGGCCGCCAAGGCGACGCTCACGAACGCGCAACGAAAACTCGTTGCAGACCTCGCCGAGTTCTATGACGAAGCCGAGGTCGCTCGCCGTCAATTGGCTTCTCTGGATATCAGCGTCGCCGACGCACGCGAGAGCCTCCGGCTGACAAATCTCCGTTATGTAAATGGCGAAGGAACAGTGTTGGACGTTGTAGATGCTCAGAACACGTTGATATCGGCAGAAAATGCACAGGCCGACGGATTGGTTCGCTACGAGACCGCTTTAGCGCAACTCGAAACCCTGACAGGAAGGCTCTAG